Within the Thunnus thynnus chromosome 23, fThuThy2.1, whole genome shotgun sequence genome, the region TGGtccaataaaagaaaaaaaaactatttggtGAAGCTCAAAGTAAACAGTGTGTTATGTAATAAGAACTTTCAACTTTAGGCACACCAGACCATGTGCAAAGAGAAGGATGAAGTAGAGTAGGTAGTGGAGATTTTCTCAGAAAAATGGAGATGTAATGATACATAAGTTGCCTAGTTCATCAAATCAGCAGGTGCACAACCGGAGAGAGATTGAACCAATGAGGATTGTTAGGATTAATGACCCCTGTGTCACTGGGGCCCTTTGACCCAGTTCATGCTCCATGTGTAGTCTAtacagttatatttttattttctatcttttttggtttttgtttctttgtttataaCAATTTTCATaagtttttagccatgctagaaTGACAATGTTGGTCTGTCAGCTGGTCCACCACTCTActcaagactgaaatatttcaaccaCTATTAAATGGCTtatcatgaaattttgtacagacttTCATCATCTCACAATAGACCATAACAGGTTTACAGTAGGACACACTGATAACATAGAAACGTGAACTTGTCACGTCTAACTtaagagacaaaaaataaattagaaaatTACACAGGATAGATGGTTGTTGCATTCATGACGACAGACCTCTCCCAGCCTTAATAGAACATCTTACAAAAATTAAGCCATTAAGGACACAATGTGAAAGAAATATtgtgaaaatgtctttaatgGTAACATGATGCTTCAAGGACAATCAACGAAATTGTAAAAAAGAAGGCagaaatgatgataaaacaaaatatatggACACAGTACAAACATATCGGACTCAATACATAAATTCTCATTATCAAcagtaattatatatatattaagtaATGATACATTTAATCATAAACTACAGTGTATAACAAAGTAAAACATAGTACAATCAAGCTTGAGTTACACTCCTCTAACTCTTAGTCCGCTGTCCAAACTATGGTGAACTTTTACAGACAAACAGCGGCAAGTCAGAGGCTTATATGAATGTTCATGaccttcagtgtttgtgtaaaatgatgtgATGTAACAAGACGTGTGCAATGTCAGACATGTCACATGTTGTTGAGCGGGCAATAACAGCCAGAATAAAGGTTGCCAGTCTGACATGTAACTTGGTGAAATAAAGTAGTTTCGTAGCGTACTTCTTCTGGCTCCAATGTCTCCTTGACCCCCTCATATCCCTCCTTACCTGCCCCATATATacatcataaaaaatatgtgtCACAGACAAGAGTGCAAGGTAATAAACTGGAAATATGACTGATAAGATCACAAGAAAGACTCTGAAAGGCAAGAGGCAATTGACAGAGGTGCAGAGTCCCAAAgtacaaataaaatgcaatccaaatatttacataaagcACTCTGGTGGCTCTGAGGGCAAATTATATTCcttttaaagatgaattcaAATTTCAGGAAACCCTGAGATCCTAATAACTATGTTTATTTTAGAGGACAATAATGTCCGATGTGAGGTTGGGCTACAACTGCACTAACTTAGTATGATACATTTTAGGCTAATATTTTGTCAGTGTCCAGCATTTTGGTTTAAAACTTTACATTGTTTTacaggaatagttcaacattttggataatatgcatatttttctttcttgacaagagtgagatgagaaaacCAATACTGCTCTCACATCTGCACAGTAAATTTGAAGCAGCCAGTTAAGTTATTTTAGCATAAAAACAGGGGACACAGCTAGCCTTACTCTGaccaaaggtaacaaaaaaaGCATAGTAAGTCACTGCACTTGGCCAAGACATAGTCCAGCATATAACCCTCTGTAAAACCATAACATGACGATTTTACACTTTAATAAAggagatataatgtgttaattagtcagctaggcagattttgttttccttggacagagccaggctggctagctgtttccccatgtttctagtgtttgtgctaagctaagctaactggcctctggctgtagcttcacatctaactctcagcaagtaAGCAAATCAGTGTTTTTTCCAATATGCTACACTATTCCTTTACTCATAGCACTGACTTCACAGCAAGCAGGTTTGTTTGGAGGTGCAAACTACCAAAAAAGGTCTTCACCTCCAACTGCTTTGCATCGGCATGAACATGATGctcagagacacagacacactgtcaAGTATTACGGATTTGGCCAGTCTATGTGTATAGATGACTGCTCTCATCTTCTGAGAACGCTTGTGCTACTTTCACTGACTGGATCAGCCTGCAGTAATCAGAGACTTGATCGAACAGTCGAACATTGAATCTGCTAATCTGCAGCACAGACTCTGAGTGGAAGAAACAAAGCACTACTGCTGCCTTAGGTACCATCTACAATATCTCATATTTTACTTGTGATCTTTCTTGcaacaaaaatatcttttgaCAGAGTCAAATCTCTGGCAATCCTAATTATTCCAGTTATATACGCACAAAACTAATTTCTGATTATCCCTTTAGGAATCCTAATCTGATTTCCTCCTTATGTTATTTTAGTTGGCTCATTTGCTGGTCGTGTCTAAACTCTACACTATGCTTCTAACTTTTTGCTAAACTCTAACACACTCTAAACATAAACCTCAGCCACCCATTACACTGCCATTCAGTGAAGACAATGACAGGGGCTTTCTAATCTTTATAGTCTAATTCTCACTCTCCCCACtgaaaaacatgacagaaaacactgtaaataactaacaaaaaacatgatcaatACTTTATGTTATTAAGTGATGTCCATCTCTGTCCACAAACACTACAGTTGTCTTGTACTAGTATTTAAAAccatatattgtgtgtatacCGTGTACATGTATGCCATATTTTTAATGTGCATCTGCTAGATGAGACATTACTATTACCTGACCTACTGCTGTTGAAGTATAAATGGCGAACACAAGCTCACAAGCTAACTGTTTGCcaaatatttgacagatatCTTCTCACGTCCTCTGACATGAAAGATTTCATCTTGAGTGTTGACTATTTTGCTACTCTAGAAGTAGAGCTAAAAATGACCTTTAAGTATGTTGTTCTGTCAATTTTTGTTCAGTATTTTTCTTCAGATGGGGATTACTTGTCATTTaatatgatttgatttttttaaatttttttttacaataagttCTAGTCAGGATCTTTGACTTTTAAAGTGAGCAAACAGTAGGTGATGTTTTGGGCACAATATCTGCATAAAAAAAGAGGCATACTGCTTGACCAAAGAGCGCTGACACTGTACCGTTACCACATTTGGTCCAGTATGGATGCAGTACAGTACGTAGGCTATGGAAAATCTGTGTCGTTCCTCCTACACTACAAAACACCTTAAATTGTGCTTTCTTTGTCTGTATCTTCTGTGCTTTTGGCAATGTTGATATTGGCGTGTCCATTGACTTCGTTACCCTCCAGTCCATTTTCTTTGGCTTGATTCCTGAGAGCCAACTTCTTCTGTCTCTTGACGATTTTCAGGTAGAGGCATCCCCACAGCGTGTTGGACAGGAAGTAGAGTCCAGTAATCAGCCCCATAAATGTAATTCTGCAAGTACAGGTATTAGTAATAGACAGAGGAATTTATAGAGAATCCTTAAAATTAATAGTTAATacttttaaatacttaaaacacaaaacagaattagaaaaaatgtaaaatagatGTCATAAAATGCCCATTAAAGTTACTCAATTATATAACCTGAATAAATGTGCATTAATTTGATCCTCTACTTCTAGAAACCCTTTTTGAATCTAGATATCgccttttaaatgtttaaaacacatcttctgtctgtctgagagaTTACTGGAAGGATATTCTAGCAAGAAAATAAGTCTGGTTTCACTGTACCTAAATGCAGTAGCGTCATAGAGTCTACATGCTCCTCGACCTCCACACTGTTTGGTGCCCCACTTCAAACAGGTCCGATCAATGAGTGCTCCGAAATATATAGGAGGAGGGATGCcccctgcaaacacacaaagtcacaggtgcacacatataaacacatgcaaaatacttacaaaaatactgtatattcaaaaAACTAGGAGTACTCACCCAGAGTTCTTACAATCAGTGTCTGCATTCCCAAGGCCAATGACTTCAGGTCTTGCTGTATGGACCTAGAACATTGACCAAAAGTCATAATATTAGACGTTAATATTAGCATTTTAGCTTAaaccacacacatatattaCTGAAAATAGTGTTACAGAGGCAGTTTGGTGGCTTCTTCTCTCCAAGTGAAGCATGTTTGAGGTAACCAGAGAATAAAACTAGTGACTACACAAAACTTTCTTAGAGCAAAGACCCATAAACATGATGAATTTTGACATTACTATAATACAAAATATCTGTTTCGTGCTTGCTGACACCTTTCTAAAGATTGTAATGGCTTAAAATCACTATATAAAAATCAATGAGACGCTGCAAGGTATCATCATAGCCAGCTGTTAAGAAGGGAGCTGAGGTATTAACCCCTTCAGCTTCAGTCTCTCTGACCTGAGCAGTACAATGTATCCCGGCGTGCCTCCACAGGCAGATATGAAGGATCCCAGTACGGACAAAGCCATGTAGATTTTGAATATACGATCACAGTCACTCTTCCTGGTGCACTGGCCCAGCACTGCAGACATGTTCATGCCTGGACTCATCATCTCCCCAACACAGGAACAGTTATGAAACACCTGAAGAACCAGAGAAAAGAGATGAGAATAACAACTTTACAGTAATTGTGggctgcaagtgtgtgtttaacaTTTGCTGCTTTGAGAAAAATAAGAGTCCATTTGGGTTTTTCTGATATAGTTTCATGACAGTTACTACTCATATTTTTATAACAGCTGTGGATAGCACATTTATGCTCCCAGGAGGATAAACCCCCTTGATTTTAATGACCCTGTGGCCTTTACTCTCCTGCcaccatctggaaaaaaaactgatgagGCTAGAAAAATAGCAAAGTTTTCAGTATGACAGCCTCTAGGAGTTGCCAGTGGCAATTTACACCTACAGTATATCAACCCTCTGACACTATGAGACTTTTTGTCTGTCTAGTTTAATTGCATCTTGTTTTTTGAAGCTACTGTCTGTGCACAAATTGGTATCTGTGCTGTGTTTCTGTCCCTTTCCCCCCTCTTTTCCCTGTATGATTAATCATTGTCATTGCAAAATGATCAGATTCTATGACATTGTGAGACTTAAAACAGAACCATGACGGTGTCAAACTTAACTTTGCTGTAAATGTAACCTCTTGTGATTAATATTATTGCAAGTTATCCAGAAAAAACTTGTGGGAAACTTATGCTTACTCTCCATTAAGGTTCTGCAAGAAGTCACATGAAATTACACATAAGAAGAACTTGTTTGCCTCACTGCTAGCCCAACCTGTTAATATACCTGTCTCATCGATCTCTATAAGAACATATAAAGTACTGCTAACCATTTCCTTGCCAATGCCAGAGGAGGTCTGGCAGCCAGCCAGGCAGGGAGAGGCATACGTCATGCCATTGTAGGCGCATACTGGGTCCCAGTGCTTCATTGAGCAGGAGCAGCCCATGTTGCACTGTGACAGCAAAGTCTGTTGGTTGTAGGACACTTCAGGAACCCTGATGCACACagatataaaaagaaacaacacatcAATAAACACAATCAATTCAGACATAGTGATAGGAAACTTAACAAAGCACTCACCCCTGATATGAGACAGTGAGACCAGCCACCTCTGCATTTTCACAGTGGATGAAGACCTGAACGCAAAACAGACAAAACGATCCGAAAGAGGCAGCTACAGACACCCTGGCTGCTCCAATGATGCCCAGTTTAAAACGCTTTAGCACGAAACCTCCGGTGATGATGCCCAAAGCTACTGCTGGCAGGTTCAGTATACCTGGATGGTGGTGGATGAAACAGATCAATACACTGGATATactacaaaatgaaaatgtcctACTGATCCCAATTTTATGCCATACTGTCAAACAATATACATATgccataataataaaatgtgagtaataaaatgtgataaaaaacCAAATGTCATAGTAATCATTTATCCATTCCTTTTAGCTGTTTGAACTGTCAAATTGAAACTATTACTTTTAACAAACTATTTCAACCATATTCCCTTATATTAAGAAATTACTTTGTGTGCTGTTAATACTTTTAGTCATCTGTTTCAACCATTTTAGCTGACTGACACTCAGTTTCCACACACTTTCAAATGGAATCCATAGTAAGGTATTACAGTTGACTCAATGAGTGGATTTTTCAACTCAGTGTTTCTAATTTCTCCATAATCTTTCCATGTTCCACCCAGCAGATGCAGAACCCCCTTGGGTACAAGCACTTCTTAGGAACTTCTGGCTTAATTAAATCATTGTGTGCAGGCTCATTTGCAATGTCCACCTCATGACGCATTCACATGCCAGTAAGAAGCTCTGTAATCATAGATATCCAACCAAACACCACTGCATTTGAAAGTTATGTTGTCAGAAAGCCAAACCCAGAAGacaaacaataagaaaacatgGATTGCGGAAGCGAGAATTCCACATCTCTTTGCATTAAAACTAGTGCTGTTAAACACACAGTCGTTGTTGTTCTAATGTTATACTTCCTAATTGTACAGTAGGTGATTGTAGAACAATGACTTTAGAATATCAATATTCCAAAAATAACAGTAGCTAGGCTAGTAGCTGGTAAACagtcataaaaaatgaataaaataaccGTAGATGCTACTTCACTtcacatacatatgcacacacatacacacactcacaaacacaacagtagCCCTCAGTGGGCTACTTTAGTGCTTTCAAGTCAACTTTATCTCATTCAATCACACTTCCCTTCAATAACAATAACATCATTGTTTCAGTGGCCTTGGGCTGCAAAGTGCAGTAAATGCAGAGTGAATGGGGGTCAGTTATTGCTCTGTACCTATAAGGAAAATGGCCTTGGAGGCAGATTGGCCGTAGATTTGTTCCAAATACTTCGGCTTGAAGGTGATCATGCCGATGAAGCCGTTGACAGCCACCAGGTAAGTGAGGATCATCAGTGAGAAGATGCTGTTCCTGAAGAGTCTCTTCAGAGATGGAATGAAGTCTGGTGAAGAACAAATAGTATATATGACAGCATTCATTTAAAGAGTTTTATTGaaatatacactgtaaaaatgcattaaatcAAAATAACTTATTTAATAGCATTCTATTCACAAAATAGTATACATACTTACAGTATACATGTATACACATTTACAATGCAAATGTTTATGCACATTATATATTTAGTATGCTTATATCTATTTACTTGTCTAACTTAAACTActaaattaacattaattaaataatcTAATCGTTTCACTGCAGTAATTTTCATGTTATGCACATTGTCTACATGCTGATCTTTGCTCACATTAAACAATTTTACATAACCtgcatactgttcatattctttTGTATTACTGATAATTTTTAACTCTaaaattttttgttttctatagTCGTctttttttagctctttttttgctgctttttggaaataaaatcttcaaataatataaatttaaaagAAGTATTTacaaaagtgaacattttgGAGACACTGTTATAGTAGTATGATATAATGTTCTGTCATGTACTTTGACATGACTGTCCCCACATGTTTCTCTGTCCAGATGTGTCATTCAACTCTTGCCCAGATTGCATGGCAATTAGTTACTTTAAGTCCAGGATTCAGGGTTACCAGTCTGGGCCCTGATTTGTCTGAGCCATAACTGGTTAATCATTAAACCCTTAAAACTATTTGCACAGTGACACATCTGCtggtatttaaaatgtaatagtTTAGGACCTGCATTGTTCTTATTTCTCTGCTCAATGTAGATAAAGACTAAAACATCACAACCATTATCTTTTATTATGGAATGTTTTCAAGTCTTATGTTATAACCTGTCCTTAAATGCTGGGTATGTATGTCAGCATCACCTTAGGCTAAAATCAAATCATAGTGTCTTAAAGTTGTTCAGGTTGTGTGATACCTTTAGCCAGCTCCTGGAATGTAACTggcttctctttctcctcatgaTCCTGGTTTTCCTCTGGCAGGAAATTCTCCTGTTCTGCTACTGTGGCGAGCTCTGTGCCTTTACTCTGTGCCTGGCTCTGCTCTTGCCCCTGCTTGGGCAGAGACTTTGGCAGGAACCAGAAGGGGATACTTGACAGCAGGATCACTGTGCCTGTCACTATGAAGCCCAGCCACCAGGCCCCCACCCAGCGGGAATCCTTATGGTTAATGGTCACACTGTCTGGGAGAGGGAGATGGTTGAAGACAGCAGGTTATGAAGGGCACGGCTCTTTGTGTTTACTGGACTTTCATTGGTAATCCCTGACCTTTTTCGATGTGGCATGTTAAACATTAGCAGGGGGATGGTCTTGCTCAGGGACTGTCAATAGTTCTAATCCATGCAATAAATTGTGAATTTGTCTTACTATGTAAACAGGATGACCCAGTGCTGCTGCTATGCACCAAGCACCGCTTAGTAGGGCACCAAGTGCCGAAGAGGTCACTAAAACAGCCTAATGatcatcataataatcataatgcTGAATTATTTAAACTAACTACATTAACTACAATAGGCACCATAAGACCATTGTAGGCAATACAAGATATATATAATTgctcaaaataataaaaatgaattatattACCCTCCTCCCCCCTTTCCCTGTGGTTTGTTTGATTGTGCCTGACAAATTCAAGCCTGAAGGTAATGCAACAATGCATGAAAGAATGGCCCCAAAAAGGCAACAGGAGTCTGGggcagagaagagaaaaaatagttgtatttatttatattaatttattttaacaaaagtaGCAACCTTGATCTTGATCAAATCTTACgtgaaataagtttgactaaaaTTACGAAAAATTATTGGTTTTGGCTAGACTGgattgactgaaatgttcaatataatCCGATGGCTCACAGACTaaactgtcaacagttttcattgttttctttgacTAGGATGAGACTAAAATGCCCAGACATTTAGTCAACTAAAacctgactttaaaaaaaaacaggatgaggTTGTCTaaatacaaaaactaaaatTGCTGACAAAATGAACACCTAATGAAAATTTGTGCATGTGGATTTCTTGCCTGTTCTATAGTTAGTTCTTTAGTGTAATATACTATGTACTATTATTGTATACCGGTTTCCTGGTtatttgtaatgaaaatatatcTTCAGTTTAAAGAAGACTGCACTTccaaatatttgtgttttttttaaggcacCCAAATTGCCAGCAGCAGCCCTGGGATGATGATGTTAGGAAACCCTGTAATCTCTGGAAGACCCATAATCACTCCATGACAAACTGTTTTACCATGTAGGTTTAAAAGGAATAAGGTTTAACTTTTGCTGAATGGCACTTTGACAGAAGGGAGATTGTGTAATAGGTCTGCATACTGCCACATCATTTTCTTATCAAGCAATGGTAACACTAACTAAttaactaacactaactaactaaaaagggacctattatgctcatttccagctctataattttattctgggactccactagagtagctttgcatgattcacagttcgaAAACCTGTGTAATATAAAtgtcttatactggccctttacgcagcctctcagttcagcctctgtctcttaacaggcagtcttagctacTGTCTCTTTagggcccccctcctgatgagcccactctgttctgattggccttTGCCCTGTTgcgtaatggaaaaacactcacagcgtaTCAGCTTGACTTGGCTCGGTGTGAAtaccccaaaacaatggaaaaatgccataatgttagtaAAGCAGAACAGTGAATTTGCAcactgtgtgtggagcagatgaccatataaagaaatccatcatgagCCAACGTTGGCCCTGTTGTCTGAActgagcagtctgaagctggtgcgtTTTACtaacagggattacttctacatatatTTACcacattatttgacactttggccatgtttaatatgaacattggacaatgtcagatgttcaaaCAACAGTTAAACAAAACTATCTAAATTaaacactttttgttttgatatCTAGAAGTTCTGTACCTAAATCCACAGATCCAATGTCCACGTAGATCTTGGCAAGGAAGGATCCGAGCATAAACCCAAACATAGGTCCTAAGATTCCCACTGTATGGatgcaggctggagaaacagaagTAGAGGAAGAAATATGAATACTCTAGTACGGTAGAAATTAGCCAGCATTATCTAGAGGGACAGTGGATTGcatggagaaaaataaaaagcaatatttaacattaattGATGAAGGGAAATAAAGTGTTTCAAGCAAATGGAAAATAATGCAgtttaacattaaaacattgtCAGGAAGGAGTATAAAATATAACACTAACAGGTAAACTAAGAAAATGGGAAGTAATAAGTAACAAACCTAAATAGAACGGAGTGTTCTCCTCTCTAGAGAAGTCATCCAGGTAAGACACTCCCAGAGGCATGATGGGAGTCTCTCCAATCCCACGCAACATGTTTCCCAGGAAAACATAAATCCACATGGACGAGCCAGCTGCCTTTTCACAAGCTGAGGAGAGAAACTGGTCTTAGAGCAGGAAGTGACACtgtacattgttgtttttttctggagcATTACTTCTACAAATTGATTTGGTATCATATTAATATGGACAACTGACTGATAAGTTGACATTTCTATCACAGCGACAGCAACATTTGCTGCAACATCTAATGCACTCAGTTTGTCTGCCATATACCTGTTCTGGACGCTAAATCAGGTGTCTCATCTGCATCAATCATGCTGTGGTTGGACATACAGGGCAGGATGCTCTCAGTGCTGTTGACACCAGTGCTGTGAGACACACTGGTCTCATATTTATATCTGAAAAACATTGGGACAAGTGTAACGGCCTCATTTCTTATTGCTCAAGAAAGTTAAcaaacaaataaggaaaaactatCTGGAAACGATCTTGACAAATAGTTTTTGATGCATCTAGAGAGGAATCATTCAAACTCCAAAATCCTGTGACCTACACATGGCACGTGAACTACGTTTATATTTTGActataatttaattttcttggAGGCAGACAGTGTCTGGATTGCAGACAAAAAGTATTGGGTGATGTGGTTTTAGAAGATGTTTTAAATGTCCAAAGTTGGGTTTATCATCCGCCAGCGCTCTACTGGAGTCAGACAATCCAAATTTGGGATCATGGATCAGAGCCTAGCTGGAGCTTAGTGGGGACAGGCAAGCAGCAAGGAAAACATGccaaaaacatactgtatgtgtcttgATAACTAACTACTTTTAGGAATGGCCAATGAGATGCACATTCAAGGCTGGATTATAACCTTGGAAAAGTGGCCCCACATACCCAGGGCCCCAAAAGGCCCAGATTTACTCTGCATCACTTGGTTTTTAATTAAGGAATTTAATTAACTGAAAGTTTGTTAAGGAATTTGCCCCCCTAAAGCACAATATCAACTAAGGTATGTGTTATTGTCATGCATCATTACTTAATCTTTTGGTCCATTATTGTAGGGGGGCCTTGTGTCAAATCCTAATTTTGACAATTTTACTTTTCATTcatgttgtgctcacatgataCATATTGGTACTAAATAAAG harbors:
- the LOC137175710 gene encoding solute carrier organic anion transporter family member 1C1-like; the protein is MSVESKKTSEACCSKLKLFLASMAFVYFAKAFCGAYMKSSITQIERRFDIPSSLIGVIDGSFEMGNLLVIAFVSYFGAKLHRPRLIGIGCLIMSAGSFLIALPHFFQGLYKYETSVSHSTGVNSTESILPCMSNHSMIDADETPDLASRTACEKAAGSSMWIYVFLGNMLRGIGETPIMPLGVSYLDDFSREENTPFYLACIHTVGILGPMFGFMLGSFLAKIYVDIGSVDLDSVTINHKDSRWVGAWWLGFIVTGTVILLSSIPFWFLPKSLPKQGQEQSQAQSKGTELATVAEQENFLPEENQDHEEKEKPVTFQELAKDFIPSLKRLFRNSIFSLMILTYLVAVNGFIGMITFKPKYLEQIYGQSASKAIFLIGILNLPAVALGIITGGFVLKRFKLGIIGAARVSVAASFGSFCLFCVQVFIHCENAEVAGLTVSYQGVPEVSYNQQTLLSQCNMGCSCSMKHWDPVCAYNGMTYASPCLAGCQTSSGIGKEMVFHNCSCVGEMMSPGMNMSAVLGQCTRKSDCDRIFKIYMALSVLGSFISACGGTPGYIVLLRSIQQDLKSLALGMQTLIVRTLGGIPPPIYFGALIDRTCLKWGTKQCGGRGACRLYDATAFRITFMGLITGLYFLSNTLWGCLYLKIVKRQKKLALRNQAKENGLEGNEVNGHANINIAKSTEDTDKESTI